From a single Arachnia propionica genomic region:
- a CDS encoding glycerate kinase, protein MRVLVSCDGIGRLDAVETSDAVAQAFAARGAQVAVAPVSAGGEGFAEIVRCFSPDAHVLTAHTLSQACDLLAEGADYLDVTAVPAPGLEELLALPVSPVHAGTTVVVPHREAGRTLTGLTGSLAERGRETGADIAATLAEDSRATAWLERLKVVDEAPAGALCGLGAWALGCGARVVSGIRLCVDGYRMQTLAAKADVIVTGAGELDFHHRGGDVVVELTRLAVEALRPVVVVAGRNFISPRELRLAGIEEAHAVAPPGVAQIDITTEQLGAMARRVAVTWTW, encoded by the coding sequence GTGAGGGTTCTGGTTTCCTGCGACGGCATCGGACGTCTCGACGCGGTCGAGACGTCCGATGCCGTCGCGCAGGCATTCGCGGCGAGGGGGGCGCAGGTTGCCGTTGCGCCCGTGAGTGCGGGAGGGGAAGGGTTTGCCGAGATCGTGAGGTGTTTCTCTCCGGACGCACACGTATTGACTGCTCACACCCTGTCCCAAGCGTGTGACCTGCTGGCCGAGGGGGCCGATTACCTGGACGTCACCGCCGTCCCCGCTCCCGGGCTGGAGGAGCTACTGGCGTTGCCGGTATCACCCGTTCATGCGGGAACCACCGTGGTGGTGCCGCACCGAGAAGCGGGACGTACCCTGACGGGGCTGACGGGATCATTGGCAGAACGAGGCAGGGAAACCGGGGCTGACATCGCGGCGACGCTCGCAGAGGATTCACGCGCCACCGCGTGGCTGGAGCGACTCAAAGTCGTCGATGAGGCGCCCGCGGGAGCGCTCTGTGGGCTGGGCGCGTGGGCGCTGGGTTGTGGGGCTCGGGTGGTCTCGGGCATCAGGCTCTGTGTCGACGGCTATCGGATGCAGACCTTGGCCGCCAAGGCTGATGTGATCGTGACGGGAGCTGGTGAGCTGGACTTTCACCATCGCGGCGGGGACGTTGTGGTTGAACTGACGCGCCTGGCAGTCGAGGCGCTGAGGCCGGTGGTCGTGGTGGCCGGTCGGAACTTCATCTCCCCCCGGGAACTGCGTCTGGCCGGAATCGAGGAGGCGCACGCCGTGGCCCCGCCGGGAGTGGCGCAAATTGACATCACCACTGAGCAGTTGGGGGCCATGGCGCGGCGGGTGGCCGTCACCTGGACTTGGTGA
- the pspAA gene encoding PspA-associated protein PspAA, whose protein sequence is MIVRILGLGQWTMEPEQLLELNDIDEAVEKAVAEGDREQLRKELQRLVDAVRSNGQEVPDDLIVESDLVLPDVDATLDEVKKLLESTSEYYGLVPDTEVDLESIQNE, encoded by the coding sequence ATGATTGTTCGTATCTTGGGGCTCGGGCAGTGGACCATGGAACCCGAGCAGCTTCTCGAACTCAACGACATCGACGAGGCGGTCGAGAAAGCGGTCGCGGAAGGTGACCGGGAACAGCTTCGAAAAGAACTGCAGCGTCTCGTCGATGCTGTCCGGAGCAACGGCCAGGAGGTTCCCGACGACCTGATCGTCGAGTCTGATCTCGTGTTGCCTGACGTGGATGCCACACTCGACGAGGTGAAGAAACTGCTCGAAAGCACCTCGGAGTATTACGGTCTCGTTCCGGACACGGAGGTGGATCTCGAATCCATCCAGAACGAGTGA
- a CDS encoding PspA/IM30 family protein, whose amino-acid sequence MAGIFERIALMFKTKAHKTLDKYEDPRETLDYSYERQLELLRKVRRGVADVATSRKRVELQAQKMSSEIDRYTVTAQRALESNREDLAREALTRKAGLTTQLQDLQNQHSALQAEEEKLVRASTRLQAKVDAFRTRKETIKATYSAAEAQTRINEAFTGISEEMSDVGMAIQRAEDKTMQLQARASAVDELLASGALEDATGSVGSDLDRELDALASGSSVENELAAMKAQLSGGSAATHPQISSAPATSSMPMIENTRTANTEGQA is encoded by the coding sequence ATGGCAGGCATCTTTGAGCGGATCGCCTTGATGTTCAAGACCAAGGCTCACAAAACACTAGACAAGTACGAGGACCCGCGCGAGACCTTGGACTACTCCTACGAACGCCAGCTCGAGTTGCTCCGCAAGGTGCGTAGAGGGGTGGCGGACGTGGCCACCAGTCGCAAACGTGTTGAGCTCCAGGCCCAGAAGATGAGCTCCGAGATCGATCGTTACACGGTCACCGCGCAGCGTGCCCTTGAATCCAATCGTGAGGATCTCGCCCGAGAGGCCCTGACGCGAAAAGCCGGTCTCACCACCCAGCTCCAGGACCTCCAGAACCAGCACTCGGCCCTTCAAGCGGAAGAGGAGAAGCTGGTGCGGGCCAGCACCCGGCTCCAGGCAAAGGTGGATGCTTTCCGCACCCGGAAGGAAACCATCAAAGCCACCTACTCGGCGGCCGAGGCGCAGACGCGGATCAACGAGGCCTTCACTGGCATCTCCGAGGAGATGAGCGATGTGGGCATGGCCATCCAGCGCGCCGAGGACAAGACCATGCAGCTGCAGGCCCGTGCCTCCGCCGTCGACGAACTGCTGGCCTCCGGTGCTCTTGAGGACGCCACTGGCTCCGTCGGGAGTGATCTCGACCGCGAACTTGACGCTCTGGCCTCCGGTTCTTCGGTCGAGAACGAACTGGCAGCCATGAAGGCGCAGCTCAGCGGTGGGTCTGCCGCCACACATCCCCAGATTTCCTCTGCTCCCGCCACATCCAGCATGCCGATGATCGAGAACACCAGGACCGCCAACACCGAGGGGCAAGCATGA